A genomic region of Metopolophium dirhodum isolate CAU chromosome 1, ASM1992520v1, whole genome shotgun sequence contains the following coding sequences:
- the LOC132939294 gene encoding LOW QUALITY PROTEIN: neprilysin-2-like (The sequence of the model RefSeq protein was modified relative to this genomic sequence to represent the inferred CDS: substituted 1 base at 1 genomic stop codon): MVELKFAEIKPSKDHILDSYYLELLTWXKRRTNLVRNLIIVADGMLLPSSYLALALTTLYFSHRCNTESVPSLSTGNNGFIGKSLGRRLLKNRKHENENENTFCFTPGCIKAAAAVINNMNVSVNPCDDFYEFACGSFIKYTVIDDDKPFQTTFSIAGDALLNKLRIIVTEPIKPDEQKPIKMAKLMFKSCMDKEKIERDGLEPFKKMLKSFGGWPVLEGDKWSCNEFTWKDIVYKIREVGHSVDYLIRFAIGIDLKNSTMRAIELDEASLALKGTDEKSVAGYYRYMVDIAVLFGADRHRAVKELRHSLEFEIRLAKISMTAEERRDTAKLYNPMKLADLQHNFPTIPWEEYLNNLLFPLTIQRDDIIIVNAPKYLSQLEILLCSTPKRTLANYVIWRLAAQCVNFLTEELRKRELEFLTEQSGKTERVTRWKECVGISSDRFSLAIGSLYVRQFFDERAKNEAMEMVDGIREEMNKILSTNNWMDDETRRNAIDKANSMTSHVAYPDELLDDCKLNAFYENLEVNDKDYFTSIMNFTKFLTHYSFSSLRQPVNKSDWISHSKTAIINAFYSYDENSIQLPAGILQGVFFSSDRPRYMNYGAIGFVIGHEITHGFDDQGRKYDKQGNLVDWWAKKTKKRFLEKVLCIIKQYGNYTVDEVGLKLNGFNTQGENIADNGGLKQAYNAYKVWTRRYGEEPRLPGLQDYTPQQMFWLSAANVWCSKYRPEALKTDIASNSHSPDRFRVIGPFSNLEDFSNDFRCPLGSNMNPVKKCQVW, translated from the exons AGAGTGTTCCTTCTTTATCAACTGGAAATAATGGTTTCATTGGGAAATCACTAGGTAGAAGACTACTCAAAAATAGAAAACACGAAAATGAGAATGAGAACACATTTTGCTTCACTCCCGGTTGTATAAAAGctg CTGCTGCTGTGATCAACAATATGAACGTATCAGTAAATCCCTGTGATGATTTTTATGAGTTCGCATGTGGAAGTTTTATCAAATACACGGTAATCGACGACGACAAACCGTTTCAGACGACATTCAGTATTGCTGGCGATGCGCTGTTGAACAAGCTGCGTATAATCGTCACCGAACCTATCAAACCGGACGAACAGAAACCGATCAAAATggcaaaattaatgtttaaatcgTGCATGGACAAAG AAAAAATCGAAAGAGATGGATTGGAACCGTTTAAGAAAATGTTGAAAAGCTTCGGTGGATGGCCGGTGTTGGAAGGCGATAAATGGAGTTGTAATGAGTTCACGTGGAAGGACATTGTGTACAAGATTAGAGAGGTGGGTCACAGCGTGGACTACTTAATTCGATTTGCCATCGGCATAGATTTGAAAAACTCCACGATGAGAGCTATTGAA CTGGACGAAGCGTCCTTGGCACTTAAGGGCACCGACGAAAAATCCGTGGCTGGGTACTACAGGTACATGGTGGACATCGCGGTGCTGTTCGGCGCTGACCGGCACAGGGCCGTCAAGGAGCTGAGACATTCGTTGGAATTCGAGATACGATTGGCCAAGATATCGATGACGGCGGAAGAGCGACGGGACACCGCCAAGCTGTACAACCCAATGAAACTTGCCGACCTGCAACATAACTTCCCGACCATACCGTGGGAAGAGTACCTGAACAACCTGTTGTTCCCGTTGACCATACAGCGGGAcgacattataattgttaacgCGCCAAAATACCTGTCGCAACTCGAAATCCTACTCTGCAGTACGCCCAAAAG GACTTTAGCGAATTACGTGATTTGGAGGTTGGCCGCACAGTGCGTCAATTTTCTGACTGAAGAATTGAGGAAAAGAGAGTTGGAGTTCCTCACCGAGCAGAGTGGCAAGACTGAACGAGTGACCAGATGGAAAGAATGTGTGGGCATCAGTTCTGATAGGTTTTCACTGGCCATCGGATCGTTGTACGTAAGACAGTTTTTCGACGAAAGGGCCAAAAATGAAGCTATGGAAATGGTGGACGGTATCAGGGAggaaatgaacaaaatattatctacaaacaattGGATGGACGACGAAACAAG GAGAAATGCAATAGACAAAGCGAATTCAATGACCAGTCACGTTGCATACCCCGACGAATTATTGGACGACTGCAAGTTAAATGcgttttatgaaaat CTCGAAGTCAACGATAAAGACTATTTCACATCCATAATGAATTTTACTAAATTCCTCACTCACTACAGCTTTTCGTCATTAAGACAACCAGTAAACAAATCGGATTGGATTAGTCACAGCAAAACGGCAATTATAAATGCCTTTTACAGTTATGATGAAAACAGTATCC AGTTACCCGCCGGTATCCTGCAAGGCGTGTTCTTCTCCAGCGATCGTCCTCGGTACATGAATTACGGTGCCATTGGGTTTGTGATTGGTCACGAGATCACCCATGGTTTCGACGACCAAGGCAGAAAGTACGACAAGCAGGGTAACCTGGTCGACTGGTGGGCAAAGAAGACGAAGAAACGCTTCTTGGAGAAGGTGCTGTGCATCATCAAGCAGTATGGAAATTACACGGTTGATGAGGTCGGACTCAAG TTGAACGGCTTCAACACGCAGGGCGAGAACATCGCGGACAACGGTGGCTTGAAGCAGGCGTACAACGCGTACAAAGTGTGGACCAGACGATACGGTGAAGAGCCTCGGCTGCCAGGGCTCCAGGACTACACACCGCAGCAGATGTTCTGGTTGAGCGCCGCCAACGTGTGGTGCTCCAAGTACCGGCCGGAAGCGCTCAAAACCGACATCGCCTCCAACTCCCACTCGCCCGACCGTTTCCGGGTAATCGGCCCGTTCTCCAACCTGGAAGACTTCAGTAACGACTTCCGGTGTCCGCTGGGCTCCAACATGAACCCGGTGAAGAAGTGCCAGGTGTGGTGA